In Bombus affinis isolate iyBomAffi1 chromosome 8, iyBomAffi1.2, whole genome shotgun sequence, the following proteins share a genomic window:
- the LOC126919778 gene encoding late histone H1-like — translation MEDKANSNSTAVEAAENPSTPAKKSSKSKSKSQREKASHPPTSEMVNAAIKELKDRKGSSLQAIKKYIASTYKVDGEKFAPFIKRYLKSAVTSGTVVQTKGKGASGSFKLSTGKSETSKTKKVPHPAKKAAPKKVQSVEKKTVSKKTAPAKKPASPKKAAVEKKPAPAKKSASKVAVAKPKAASEAKSMSKAKKTAKAPAAKTKTPKPKKAAAPKAVKSPAKK, via the coding sequence ATGGAAGACAAAGCGAACTCTAATAGTACCGCAGTTGAGGCGGCCGAGAATCCATCTACGCCAGCGAAGAAGTCGTCGAAAAGTAAGTCGAAATCGCAACGTGAAAAGGCGTCTCATCCACCAACTTCAGAAATGGTCAACGCTGCCATTAAAGAGTTGAAGGATCGTAAAGGATCATCTCTCCAAGCTATCAAAAAATACATTGCCTCTACTTACAAAGTCGACGGAGAGAAATTTGCTCCGTTCATTAAGAGGTACTTGAAATCTGCTGTGACATCTGGAACTGTCGTCCAAACAAAAGGCAAAGGAGCGTCTGGATCTTTCAAGTTGTCTACTGGAAAAAGTGAGACTTCTAAGACCAAGAAGGTTCCTCACCCAGCCAAGAAGGCCGCACCAAAGAAGGTACAATCTGTCGAGAAGAAGACCGTCTCGAAGAAAACTGCTCCTGCTAAGAAGCCGGCTTCGCCCAAAAAAGCTGCAGTTGAAAAGAAACCGGCACCAGCGAAGAAGAGTGCATCCAAGGTAGCCGTTGCAAAACCGAAAGCTGCCAGCGAAGCCAAGAGCATGTCGAAAGCTAAGAAGACCGCCAAAGCACCAGCGGCCAAGACTAAAACACCTAAACCCAAGAAAGCAGCTGCACCAAAAGCAGTTAAATCCCCAgcaaaaaaataa
- the LOC126919782 gene encoding histone H3 — protein MARTKQTARKSTGGKAPRKQLATKAARKSAPATGGVKKPHRYRPGTVALREIRRYQKSTELLIRKLPFQRLVREIAQDFKTDLRFQSSAVMALQEASEAYLVGLFEDTNLCAIHAKRVTIMPKDIQLARRIRGERA, from the coding sequence ATGGCTCGTACCAAGCAGACTGCACGTAAATCAACTGGTGGAAAGGCTCCACGTAAGCAGTTGGCCACTAAGGCTGCTCGTAAGAGTGCCCCGGCCACCGGTGGAGTGAAGAAACCTCATCGCTACAGACCTGGAACTGTCGCTCTTCGTGAAATCCGAAGATACCAAAAGAGCACCGAACTGTTGATCAGAAAGTTACCATTCCAACGTCTGGTTCGTGAAATCGCTCAAGATTTCAAGACCGATCTAAGATTCCAGAGCTCCGCTGTCATGGCTTTGCAAGAAGCCAGCGAAGCTTACCTCGTTGGTCTTTTCGAAGATACCAACTTGTGCGCAATCCATGCTAAACGTGTTACCATTATGCCAAAAGACATTCAGTTGGCCCGCCGTATTCGAGGAGAGAGAGCCTAA
- the LOC126919789 gene encoding histone H4, with product MTGRGKGGKGLGKGGAKRHRKVLRDNIQGITKPAIRRLARRGGVKRISGLIYEETRGVLKVFLENVIRDAVTYTEHAKRKTVTAMDVVYALKRQGRTLYGFGG from the coding sequence ATGACTGGCCGTGGTAAGGGAGGAAAAGGATTGGGAAAAGGAGGAGCAAAGCGTCATAGAAAGGTTTTGCGTGATAACATCCAAGGTATCACCAAGCCAGCCATCCGTCGTCTTGCTCGTCGTGGCGGTGTGAAGCGTATTTCTGGATTGATTTACGAAGAAACGCGTGGTGTATTGAAGGTGTTCTTGGAAAACGTTATCCGAGACGCCGTAACCTACACTGAACACGCCAAGAGGAAAACTGTGACGGCTATGGATGTAGTCTACGCTTTGAAACGTCAAGGAAGAACTCTTTATGGTTTTGGTGGTTAA